ATTTTGTATCGACTGACAATAAGTTCCTTAATTTTTAGCCAGATCTgtatattttatacaataatcAACGGCAAAAACTGGCAACCATGTGCAGAAGTACATACTGTCGAAGCTGCAGTCGGAGCAGGAACTCCTGAGCTACAACGCCGGCAAGAGCCCGGCGTTCGAGGTGGTGACCCTGCCCCTGggcctcgtcgccggcgacaCGGTCCTCGGCCGCGTCCCGGAGACGACGGAGAGCGCCGTGTCGCCCGTGTCCCGCAACGAGGCCTACTCCGGGCTCCCGCGCATACTGCAGCAGCTCCTGGGCTCGCTGCCGCTGGTGCACGTCGACGACGCCTGCGACGCGCTCCTCTTCTGCATGGACCAACCCTCCGTCGCCGGCCGGTtcctctgcgccgccgcgtacCCGACCATCAACGACGTCGCCGACCACTTCGCCGAGAAGTTCCCGCACCTCGACATCCTCAGAGAGTAAAGCCTTCGCACCATCTTTTTTTTACCTGCTCGAGAAAATACAAACCAACAAGAAGGATTTAAGAAACGAACGGGATGCGGATATAGTTTCATTGATTTTCTATTTGACTTGTTCGCACGTGTGATCTGAGTATCCAACAAGATTGCTATTTTGCCTGATGTTTCCATCCATTGAATCTGCATCAGAACGGAGGCGGTGGCGAGGGTGCAACCTGAGGGGGACAAGTTGGGGGAGCTGGGATTCAGGTACAAGTACGGGATGGAGGAGATTCTTGACAGCAGCGTTGCCTGCGCGGCGAGATTGGGTTCTCTTGATGCATCCAAGCTCAACCTGCAGAAAGGATAAACCTGGAAGGCTAAGCATAGCCGTAGGATGGACTTGTGTTGTTTTTCGTTGATGTTTGTTCAATGGGCAATTATGCCTTCCTTTAAAATAAAGCACCGACCCCGTTATATGCAGGCTTCATAAATAAAACTTTTCAGGAATATTCCATATATGTTTTCTTTTAAGGACAATGAAGAGCAAACTC
The genomic region above belongs to Panicum hallii strain FIL2 chromosome 4, PHallii_v3.1, whole genome shotgun sequence and contains:
- the LOC112889371 gene encoding putative anthocyanidin reductase isoform X1 is translated as MAEERSSGVRVCVTGGAGFIGSWLVKKLLEKGYTVHATLRNTGDEEKAGMLRRLVPGAAERLQLFDADLFDAATFAPAIAGCRFVFLVATPFGLEAAGNKYKSTAEAVVDAVRAILRLCEESKTVKRVIHTASITAASPLMKKGSGGAGYKDFISESCWTPLDVDYPLRSAHFDKYILSKLQSEQELLSYNAGKSPAFEVVTLPLGLVAGDTVLGRVPETTESAVSPVSRNEAYSGLPRILQQLLGSLPLVHVDDACDALLFCMDQPSVAGRFLCAAAYPTINDVADHFAEKFPHLDILRETEAVARVQPEGDKLGELGFRYKYGMEEILDSSVACAARLGSLDASKLNLQKG